In Panthera tigris isolate Pti1 chromosome C1, P.tigris_Pti1_mat1.1, whole genome shotgun sequence, the following proteins share a genomic window:
- the ID3 gene encoding DNA-binding protein inhibitor ID-3, giving the protein MKALSPVRGCYEAVCCLSERSLAIARGRGKGPAAEEPLSLLDDMNHCYSRLRELVPGVPRGTQLSQVEILQRVIDYILDLQVVLAEPAPGPPDGPHLPIQTAELAPELVISNDKRSFCH; this is encoded by the exons ATGAAGGCGCTGAGCCCGGTGCGCGGCTGCTACGAGGCCGTGTGCTGCCTGTCTGAACGCAGCCTGGCCATCGCGCGGGGCCGCGGCAAGGGTCCGGCAGCCGAGGAGCCGCTGAGCCTGTTGGACGACATGAATCACTGCTACTCGCGCCTGCGAGAACTAGTACCCGGAGTACCGCGAGGCACTCAGCTTAGCCAGGTGGAAATCCTGCAGCGCGTCATCGACTACATTCTGGACCTGCAGGTGGTTCTGGCCGAGCCCGCCCCGGGACCCCCAGACGGCCCGCATCTTCCCATCCAG acAGCCGAGCTCGCTCCGGAACTTGTGATTTCCAACGACAAGAGGAGCTTCTGCCACTGA